The following are encoded in a window of Lacinutrix sp. WUR7 genomic DNA:
- a CDS encoding acyl-CoA reductase, translating to MNLDQRINAFAKLGDFLSQFTSENFQKKDNVEHNELFFEGFKHQIKLAQEHNGWFTKKNLVFTFNSWSNALTTKNLSTWLETYDFNKVNTQKVAIIMAGNIPLVGFHDFLSVLISGHEVLVKQSSNDKHLLPFIAKYLEHVEPAFKGKITLTDQKLENFDAVIATGSDNTARYFEYYFKNKPSIIRKNRNSVAILTGNETEEELMALSEDIFRYYGLGCRNVSKLFVPKDYDFQPFFKAMYPWNAIINESKYANNYDYNKAVYLMSEFDMLENGFLMIKEDTSFASPIATVFYEYYDSTEALKTYIDTNLNNIQCIVSNGFNENEIVFGKTQQPELSDYADGEDTIAFLLKI from the coding sequence ATGAATTTAGACCAAAGAATTAACGCTTTTGCAAAATTAGGAGACTTTTTAAGCCAATTTACTTCTGAAAACTTTCAGAAAAAAGATAATGTAGAACACAATGAACTATTTTTTGAAGGATTTAAACACCAAATAAAACTAGCACAAGAACATAACGGATGGTTTACTAAAAAAAACCTAGTCTTTACTTTTAATAGTTGGTCTAATGCTTTAACAACTAAAAATTTATCAACTTGGTTAGAAACGTATGACTTCAACAAAGTAAATACACAAAAAGTTGCTATTATTATGGCGGGAAACATTCCGTTAGTTGGTTTTCATGATTTTCTATCTGTTTTAATTTCCGGACATGAAGTGCTAGTAAAACAATCTAGTAACGACAAACACCTACTTCCTTTTATAGCAAAATATTTAGAACATGTGGAACCTGCTTTTAAGGGAAAAATAACGTTAACCGATCAAAAACTAGAAAATTTTGATGCGGTTATTGCAACAGGAAGTGATAATACTGCACGCTATTTTGAATACTATTTTAAGAATAAACCTTCTATTATAAGAAAGAATAGAAACTCTGTTGCCATTTTAACAGGAAACGAAACCGAAGAAGAGCTAATGGCTTTATCGGAAGATATTTTTAGATACTACGGTTTAGGATGCAGAAACGTATCGAAGCTATTTGTACCAAAAGATTACGATTTTCAGCCCTTTTTTAAGGCAATGTACCCTTGGAATGCGATCATAAACGAAAGCAAATACGCAAATAACTACGACTATAATAAAGCGGTATATTTAATGAGCGAATTTGATATGTTAGAAAATGGCTTTTTAATGATCAAAGAAGACACTAGTTTCGCTTCGCCAATTGCAACCGTTTTTTATGAATATTACGATAGTACGGAAGCACTTAAAACGTATATAGACACTAACCTAAACAACATTCAATGTATTGTATCTAATGGCTTTAACGAAAACGAAATAGTATTTGGTAAAACCCAACAACCAGAACTTTCCGATTATGCAGATGGGGAAGACACAATTGCATTTTTGTTAAAAATTTAG
- the serC gene encoding 3-phosphoserine/phosphohydroxythreonine transaminase, translating into MKKHNFSAGPSILPQEVLLKASEAVMDFNNDGLSLLEISHRSKSFVDVMEKARSLALELLGLEGKGYKALFLQGGASSQFLMVALNLLEKRAAYLNTGTWSDKAVKEAKIYDDILEVASSKDAGYNYIPKGYDIPSDHDYFHCTSNNTIFGTQMKAFPNSPIPVVCDMSSDIFSRTLDFTKFDLIYAGAQKNMGPAGTTLVIVKEDVLGKVSRKIPSMMDYKVHISKSSMFNTPPVFAVYTSMLTLEWLKNLGGIKAIEEVNEMKARVMYSEIDLNPLFKGYANKEDRSNMNATFTLANEDLKETFETMLKEAGISGLNGHRSVGGYRASMYNALPLDSVKALVEVMSELETKA; encoded by the coding sequence ATGAAAAAACATAATTTTAGTGCAGGACCAAGTATTCTTCCACAAGAAGTATTATTAAAAGCTTCAGAAGCTGTAATGGATTTCAACAATGATGGCTTATCCTTATTAGAAATATCACACAGAAGTAAATCTTTTGTAGATGTTATGGAAAAAGCAAGATCGTTGGCTTTAGAACTTCTTGGTTTAGAAGGCAAAGGCTACAAAGCTTTATTTTTACAAGGTGGAGCGAGCTCACAATTTTTAATGGTTGCACTAAATCTTTTAGAAAAAAGAGCAGCTTATTTAAATACTGGAACTTGGAGTGATAAGGCAGTAAAAGAAGCCAAAATATATGATGATATTTTAGAAGTAGCTTCTTCTAAAGACGCTGGTTATAATTATATTCCTAAAGGATATGATATTCCTAGTGATCACGATTACTTCCATTGTACTTCCAATAACACCATTTTTGGTACACAAATGAAAGCTTTCCCAAACTCTCCTATTCCTGTGGTTTGTGATATGAGTAGTGATATATTTTCAAGAACTTTAGACTTTACTAAATTCGATTTAATATATGCAGGAGCTCAAAAAAATATGGGACCAGCAGGAACTACACTAGTAATAGTGAAAGAAGATGTTTTAGGAAAGGTATCTCGTAAAATTCCGTCTATGATGGATTATAAAGTACATATTAGTAAAAGCAGTATGTTTAATACACCTCCTGTTTTTGCAGTATATACATCTATGTTAACCTTAGAATGGTTAAAAAATCTTGGTGGAATTAAAGCTATTGAAGAAGTTAACGAAATGAAAGCTCGTGTCATGTATTCTGAAATAGATTTAAACCCATTATTTAAAGGATATGCAAATAAAGAAGACCGTTCTAACATGAATGCAACCTTTACCCTTGCTAATGAAGATCTAAAAGAAACTTTTGAAACCATGCTTAAAGAAGCAGGAATTAGTGGTTTAAATGGGCATAGAAGTGTTGGTGGTTATAGAGCTTCCATGTACAATGCATTACCTTTAGATAGTGTAAAAGCACTTGTAGAAGTAATGAGTGAATTAGAAACAAAAGCATAA
- a CDS encoding DUF6787 family protein — translation MEKFKLRWEIQKNWQLLFPILGLLVTFYSAYRLSNRFANELHFSIQIVLTIIISYALVRFFLFLFTKVEKRWKVTYRWEMIAIFIVFALTGSSSLFVGRPLMKWIGITKENLNIIVYWILFIIIGLIFYQILLVAFGWLFGQHKFFWEFEKKMIRRFGLGRFL, via the coding sequence ATGGAAAAATTTAAACTACGTTGGGAAATTCAAAAAAATTGGCAATTACTATTTCCTATTCTTGGTTTATTAGTAACGTTTTATTCTGCTTATAGGCTTTCTAATAGGTTTGCTAACGAACTTCATTTTAGTATTCAAATAGTATTAACTATTATTATTTCTTATGCACTAGTACGCTTTTTCCTATTTCTTTTTACCAAAGTAGAAAAACGATGGAAAGTAACCTATCGCTGGGAAATGATTGCTATATTCATTGTCTTTGCATTAACAGGCTCTTCGTCATTATTTGTGGGAAGACCACTCATGAAATGGATTGGAATTACTAAAGAAAACTTAAACATAATTGTTTATTGGATCCTTTTTATTATCATTGGCCTAATTTTCTATCAAATACTACTCGTAGCATTTGGTTGGCTATTTGGTCAACATAAATTCTTTTGGGAATTTGAAAAAAAGATGATTAGACGATTCGGCTTAGGTCGATTTTTATAA
- a CDS encoding D-2-hydroxyacid dehydrogenase, whose protein sequence is MKVLANDGISQSGVKALEEAGFEVSTTTVAQEQLINYINTNEISTLLVRSATTVRQDLIDACPSLKIIGRGGVGMDNIDVEYARSKGLNVINTPAASSQSVAELVFAHLYGGVRFLHDSNRNMPLDGDSKFKALKKNYAKGIELRGKTIGIIGFGRIGREVAKIALGVGMKVIAADMFIENAEITLDFFDGQSVKFDIATQPLEDVLKQADFISLHVPAQKDYVIGKAQFDLMKDGVGIVNAARGGVIDEVALVDALESGKVAFAGLDTFENEPTPAVKVLMNGRVSLTPHIGAATNEAQDRIGTELAEQIKNILINDKN, encoded by the coding sequence ATGAAAGTATTAGCAAATGACGGAATTTCTCAAAGCGGAGTTAAAGCTTTAGAAGAAGCAGGTTTTGAAGTTTCAACTACAACAGTAGCACAAGAACAACTAATAAACTACATAAACACAAATGAAATAAGCACACTATTAGTTAGAAGTGCAACAACGGTACGTCAAGATTTAATTGATGCTTGCCCTAGCCTAAAAATTATTGGTCGTGGTGGTGTTGGTATGGATAATATTGATGTAGAATATGCACGTAGTAAAGGTCTAAACGTAATTAATACGCCTGCTGCATCTTCACAATCTGTAGCAGAATTAGTTTTTGCGCATTTATATGGAGGTGTTCGTTTTTTACATGACTCGAATAGAAATATGCCTTTAGATGGAGATTCTAAATTTAAAGCATTAAAGAAAAACTACGCAAAAGGAATTGAGTTACGTGGAAAAACAATTGGTATTATTGGTTTCGGACGTATTGGTCGTGAAGTAGCAAAAATAGCGTTGGGTGTAGGTATGAAAGTGATAGCTGCAGACATGTTTATTGAAAATGCAGAAATTACTCTTGACTTTTTTGATGGACAATCTGTTAAATTCGATATCGCAACACAACCTCTAGAAGATGTTTTAAAACAAGCAGATTTTATTTCGTTACACGTTCCTGCACAAAAAGACTATGTTATAGGTAAAGCACAATTTGACTTAATGAAAGATGGTGTTGGTATTGTTAATGCTGCAAGAGGTGGTGTTATTGATGAAGTTGCTTTAGTAGATGCTTTAGAATCTGGAAAAGTTGCTTTTGCAGGTTTGGATACTTTTGAAAATGAACCTACTCCAGCAGTTAAAGTTTTAATGAACGGAAGAGTTTCTCTTACCCCTCATATTGGAGCTGCAACTAACGAAGCACAAGACAGAATTGGTACTGAACTAGCAGAACAAATTAAAAACATACTTATTAACGATAAAAACTAA
- a CDS encoding DUF937 domain-containing protein produces MAGILDLLGSDLGKTIINGVAGSTGNDSNKTAGLLTMALPVLMKAMERNAATPEGAEGIMGAINGKHNGSILDNLGGLFGGGVNDEVTNDGDKILGHVLGDKRQNVEKVLGEKSGLDMGSVANILKVAAPILMGVIGKQASQQNVSSSNGIGDLLGGLLGGASSAGGVTQEQTFLEKMLDSDGDGSIIDDVAGMVLGQATKGSGGLGGLLGGLFGGK; encoded by the coding sequence ATGGCAGGAATTTTAGATTTATTAGGTAGTGATTTAGGTAAGACAATTATAAACGGTGTAGCTGGATCTACTGGTAATGATAGCAATAAAACAGCTGGTTTATTAACTATGGCTTTACCAGTATTAATGAAAGCAATGGAACGTAATGCCGCAACACCAGAAGGTGCTGAAGGCATAATGGGAGCTATAAATGGTAAACATAATGGAAGTATTTTAGATAACCTTGGAGGTTTATTTGGTGGTGGAGTTAATGACGAAGTAACCAATGATGGTGATAAAATTTTAGGACACGTTTTAGGTGATAAAAGACAAAACGTTGAAAAAGTATTAGGAGAGAAATCTGGTTTAGACATGGGTTCTGTTGCTAATATTTTAAAAGTAGCTGCTCCAATTTTAATGGGAGTTATTGGTAAACAAGCTTCGCAACAAAACGTTAGTTCTTCCAATGGTATTGGTGACCTTTTAGGAGGATTACTTGGTGGTGCTAGTAGTGCTGGTGGTGTAACACAAGAACAAACTTTTCTTGAGAAAATGTTAGATAGTGATGGTGATGGTAGTATTATTGATGATGTAGCTGGAATGGTACTAGGTCAAGCAACAAAAGGATCTGGTGGACTTGGTGGTTTACTTGGTGGACTTTTTGGAGGTAAATAA
- a CDS encoding DUF6146 family protein, which yields MKSFLYAILVCVLLVACNSTKKNTMVEETKPSIPNDTISIVNEELEYQIIIIEPGFSTWFVTRAKPEGFYTQSYLENKNRLFVSAWNTRVLNPSQFDPNLYDMQINYDYGTDYGYDVNYKLYNYFIYFQLKYKQQLTGFIPRN from the coding sequence ATGAAATCCTTTCTTTACGCAATACTTGTATGTGTATTATTAGTAGCTTGTAATTCAACTAAAAAGAATACGATGGTTGAAGAAACAAAACCTAGTATACCCAATGACACCATAAGTATTGTAAATGAAGAACTAGAATACCAAATAATAATTATTGAACCAGGCTTTAGTACTTGGTTTGTAACTAGAGCAAAACCTGAAGGATTTTATACCCAAAGTTATTTAGAAAACAAAAACAGACTATTTGTAAGTGCATGGAACACTCGGGTACTCAATCCTAGTCAGTTTGATCCTAATCTTTACGATATGCAAATAAATTATGACTATGGTACAGATTACGGTTATGACGTTAATTATAAACTATATAACTATTTTATATACTTTCAATTAAAATATAAACAACAATTAACTGGTTTTATTCCTAGAAATTAA
- a CDS encoding TonB-dependent receptor, translating to MKHLFLFMLSLFSISFAIGQTVTGNITDAEGLPLPNVNIIEKNTSNGVTTDFDGNYSIEVSENATLIFSYVGYDSQELEVNGQSSIHVTMSEGVGLDEVIIVGSRSPKRTALDTAVPVDVLDVAGIASTTGKVEVNEILQYAAPSFNASKQSGSDGADHVVPASLRGLGPDQTLVLINGKRRHQSSLVNVFGTRGRGNSGTDLNAIPASAIKRIEVLRDGASAQYGSDAIAGVINIVLKDNTDGVSGGITYGAYSTAVGDGWEEKSGETLYNVEGENRLDGKDRKYDGETVKIDLNYGVSLGDNGGFVNFTTELLSKDNTLRPGFSWRKGYGSAGVDGFNFMVNAAIPVGDKTEIYAFGGRNFRDTNAYAFSRDGEGDDRTVLSLYPNGFTPRITSNITDVSVSAGVRHEMSNGWHLDFNNTYGKNNFHYYVKDSNNASMQDGSPTDFDAGGHYLSQNTTGIDFNKYFEDVASGLSIAFGIEYRTENFGIFAGELASYSVYDGSGAVNNPYDDIVRDENGDPVLDGDDEPITNPNEDLLPAGPGGSQGFPGYSPANEIDRSRTNYGIYFDSEINISDDFLIGGALRFENYSDFGNTFNFKIASRYKLLDDALAIRGSVSTGFRAPSLAQLYYNLIFNNIVAGESVPSLLSANNSTVTKAFGIEALKEEKAFNGSLGFTFKKSGFSATIDGYLINVDDRIILTDNFTDQAILGPLNVDAAQFFANGVDTQTTGLDIVLGYEMSFGKDSKVNIGVIGNINKLKIKNINTPEFEGSSMTDEEAELRFFGPFSQAYLQAAAPDYKFGLNLGYTKSKFNALVSITRFSEVQLQDFQWVDSPPVTFAEADALKLVATDTYEARNIVDLSLGYKFTESLSLTLGANNLFNEYPTSQFDGWTDQGGLADSVQMGSDGRYIFTRLGFNF from the coding sequence ATGAAACACTTATTTTTATTTATGCTATCCCTTTTTAGCATCAGTTTTGCTATAGGACAAACCGTAACAGGTAATATTACAGATGCAGAAGGCTTGCCTTTACCCAATGTTAATATTATTGAAAAAAATACTTCTAATGGTGTTACCACCGATTTTGATGGAAATTACAGTATTGAAGTAAGTGAAAATGCGACACTTATTTTTAGCTATGTTGGCTATGACTCTCAAGAATTAGAGGTAAACGGACAATCTTCTATTCATGTTACCATGTCTGAAGGCGTAGGTCTAGATGAAGTGATTATTGTAGGATCTCGTAGCCCTAAAAGAACCGCTTTAGACACCGCTGTTCCTGTAGACGTTCTTGATGTTGCTGGAATTGCATCTACAACAGGAAAAGTCGAAGTTAATGAAATACTTCAATATGCGGCACCTTCCTTTAATGCCAGTAAACAATCGGGATCTGATGGTGCCGATCATGTGGTTCCTGCCTCTTTAAGAGGTTTAGGCCCAGATCAAACACTGGTTTTAATTAATGGAAAACGAAGACACCAATCTTCTTTGGTAAATGTCTTTGGAACAAGAGGTCGTGGAAATTCTGGTACCGATTTAAATGCTATTCCTGCTTCTGCAATTAAAAGAATAGAAGTTTTAAGAGATGGTGCTTCTGCGCAATACGGATCCGATGCCATTGCTGGTGTAATTAATATTGTACTTAAAGATAATACAGATGGTGTTTCTGGAGGTATTACTTATGGTGCTTATAGCACAGCCGTTGGAGATGGTTGGGAAGAAAAATCTGGAGAAACCTTATACAATGTAGAAGGAGAAAACAGATTAGATGGAAAAGACAGAAAGTATGATGGCGAAACTGTTAAAATCGATTTAAACTATGGGGTATCCTTAGGTGATAATGGAGGTTTTGTAAACTTTACCACAGAATTATTATCGAAAGACAACACACTTCGTCCTGGTTTTTCTTGGAGAAAAGGATATGGTAGTGCTGGTGTAGACGGATTTAATTTTATGGTAAATGCGGCAATTCCTGTAGGGGATAAAACTGAAATTTATGCTTTTGGTGGTCGTAACTTTAGAGATACCAATGCTTATGCTTTTTCTCGTGATGGTGAAGGAGATGATAGAACTGTCTTAAGTTTATATCCAAACGGATTTACACCTAGAATAACATCTAATATTACGGATGTTTCTGTTTCCGCTGGTGTAAGACATGAAATGAGTAACGGATGGCATTTAGACTTTAATAATACCTATGGTAAAAACAACTTCCATTATTATGTAAAAGATAGTAATAATGCTTCTATGCAAGATGGTTCTCCTACAGATTTTGATGCTGGTGGACATTATCTTTCTCAAAATACAACTGGAATAGATTTTAATAAGTATTTTGAAGATGTAGCTTCTGGATTAAGCATTGCATTTGGTATAGAATATAGAACCGAAAACTTCGGTATTTTTGCAGGAGAATTAGCTTCTTATTCTGTTTATGATGGTTCAGGTGCTGTCAATAATCCTTATGATGATATTGTTAGAGATGAAAATGGAGATCCAGTTTTAGATGGAGATGATGAACCGATAACGAATCCAAATGAAGATTTATTACCTGCCGGACCAGGAGGTTCTCAAGGTTTTCCGGGGTATAGCCCAGCTAATGAAATAGATAGAAGTAGAACCAATTATGGTATTTATTTTGATTCTGAAATCAATATTAGCGATGATTTTTTAATTGGAGGTGCTTTACGTTTTGAAAACTATAGTGACTTTGGAAACACTTTCAACTTTAAAATAGCAAGTAGATATAAATTACTAGACGATGCATTAGCAATAAGAGGTTCTGTATCTACCGGTTTTAGAGCGCCTTCTTTAGCGCAATTATATTACAACCTTATTTTTAATAATATTGTAGCTGGTGAATCTGTTCCTTCTTTATTATCTGCAAACAACAGTACAGTAACTAAAGCATTTGGTATTGAAGCATTAAAAGAAGAAAAAGCATTTAACGGAAGCTTAGGTTTTACCTTTAAGAAAAGCGGATTCTCTGCAACTATAGATGGTTATTTAATTAATGTAGACGACAGGATTATATTAACAGATAATTTTACAGATCAAGCCATTTTAGGCCCTCTTAATGTAGATGCTGCACAGTTTTTTGCAAATGGTGTAGACACACAAACAACAGGATTAGATATTGTTTTAGGTTATGAAATGTCTTTTGGAAAGGATAGTAAAGTAAATATAGGGGTTATAGGAAACATTAATAAGTTAAAAATTAAAAACATTAATACTCCAGAATTTGAAGGAAGTAGCATGACAGATGAAGAAGCAGAATTAAGATTTTTCGGTCCTTTTTCTCAAGCATATTTGCAAGCTGCTGCTCCAGATTATAAATTTGGCTTAAATCTTGGTTATACTAAATCTAAATTCAATGCCTTAGTATCTATTACTCGTTTTAGTGAAGTACAACTTCAAGATTTTCAATGGGTAGATTCTCCTCCTGTAACTTTTGCAGAAGCGGATGCTTTAAAACTAGTTGCAACAGATACCTATGAAGCAAGAAATATAGTAGACTTAAGTTTAGGATATAAGTTTACAGAAAGCCTGAGTTTAACTTTAGGAGCAAATAACTTATTTAATGAATATCCAACTTCTCAATTTGATGGCTGGACAGACCAAGGAGGATTAGCAGATTCTGTTCAAATGGGTTCTGATGGTAGATATATTTTTACAAGATTAGGGTTTAATTTCTAA
- a CDS encoding 4Fe-4S dicluster domain-containing protein: protein MAIIITDECINCGACEPECPNTAIYEGADDWRYKDGTSLDGKLVLPNGKSVDADEAQEPISDEIYYIVPDKCTECVGFHEEPQCAAVCPVDCCVPDDDHVETKEVLLGKQKFMHPED, encoded by the coding sequence ATGGCAATTATAATAACAGACGAATGTATCAATTGTGGTGCTTGTGAACCAGAATGTCCAAATACAGCAATTTATGAAGGTGCAGACGATTGGAGATACAAAGATGGAACGAGTTTAGATGGTAAATTAGTTTTACCTAACGGAAAATCTGTAGATGCAGACGAAGCACAAGAACCTATAAGTGATGAGATTTACTACATTGTACCAGATAAATGTACCGAATGTGTAGGTTTTCATGAAGAGCCACAATGTGCTGCAGTATGTCCTGTAGATTGTTGTGTACCGGATGATGATCACGTAGAAACCAAAGAAGTACTTTTAGGAAAGCAAAAATTTATGCATCCAGAAGATTAA
- a CDS encoding TonB-dependent receptor, whose product MKQIIKLLLLFLATNIYAQNSINGTVLDSETNQSIAFANIYFPQLEKGTTTNHDGNFTLNNLPTGNYKILVSYVGFETFSQTITIPSSENLEIRLQSSAIEMEEVIVSTPFHKLQSENVMKVEQRKISDLKNKGAINLAQGITNIPGVEGISTGIGISKPVIRGLSSNRVLVYTQGIRLENQQFGSEHGLGVNDAGIESVEVIKGPASLLYGSDALGGVLYLNPERFAQENESETNVNLQYFTNTEGLSTNLGYKSSGEKFKFLIRGSFAEHADYKTEDYRVTNTRFNEKDLKAGLGYQGVNFKTELRYNLNASKLGIPEEIGIQSLKNYPLLPYQDITNHIFSSKTVVFFKDSSLDVNLGFTYNDRKEFEEEHHHEELEEDHEEDHDDHEDEDAHEEVLHPALHMKLKTFNYDVKYHMPKIGKFETIVGVQGMNQTNTNYGEEELIPNATTNDFGILATSHIHFEKIDVQLGARFDTRNVNVENALNKNFNSFNGALGFKTNLAKNIVARLNVASGFRAPNLAELTSYGSHEGTNRFEIGNENLNNEQNFQTDLALEYKTDHLEVFANGFYNVVNDYIYLSPNGESINEDPVYLYLQEDAALYGGEFGFHIHPHPLDWLHIESSFETVTGKQNGGAYLPLIPANKINNTLRVEYNLKHLEKGNAFITLSTALKQNNTSVFETETGGYSLLSAGFGGEINVFKNALQFQITGTNLTNKKYINHLSRLKPDGIYDIGRNLSFSVSYTL is encoded by the coding sequence ATGAAACAAATTATAAAACTATTGTTGCTTTTTTTGGCAACCAACATATACGCACAAAACAGTATTAACGGAACTGTTTTAGATAGCGAAACCAATCAATCTATTGCTTTTGCAAACATTTACTTTCCGCAATTAGAAAAAGGTACAACAACAAATCATGATGGTAATTTCACATTAAACAACTTACCTACTGGAAACTATAAAATATTAGTTTCGTATGTTGGTTTTGAAACTTTTTCGCAAACCATTACTATTCCTTCTTCAGAAAATTTAGAGATTCGTTTGCAATCTTCCGCAATTGAAATGGAAGAAGTTATTGTCTCTACTCCTTTTCACAAATTACAAAGTGAAAACGTAATGAAAGTCGAACAACGTAAAATTTCCGATTTAAAAAATAAAGGAGCCATTAATCTAGCGCAAGGTATTACCAATATCCCTGGTGTGGAAGGTATTTCCACGGGAATTGGTATTTCAAAACCTGTAATTCGCGGATTAAGTTCTAATCGTGTTTTAGTGTATACACAAGGTATCCGACTAGAAAATCAGCAATTTGGTAGCGAACATGGTCTTGGTGTTAATGATGCAGGAATAGAAAGTGTAGAAGTTATAAAAGGTCCTGCTTCCCTACTCTATGGTAGTGATGCACTTGGTGGTGTTTTATATTTAAATCCCGAACGTTTTGCTCAAGAAAATGAAAGTGAAACCAATGTGAATTTGCAATATTTTACTAATACCGAAGGATTAAGTACTAATCTTGGCTATAAAAGTTCTGGTGAAAAGTTTAAGTTTTTAATTCGAGGAAGTTTTGCAGAACATGCCGATTATAAAACCGAAGACTATAGAGTTACCAATACACGTTTTAACGAAAAAGATTTAAAAGCAGGCTTAGGGTATCAAGGTGTAAACTTTAAAACCGAATTGCGTTATAATCTGAATGCTTCTAAGCTCGGTATTCCGGAAGAAATAGGGATTCAAAGTTTAAAAAACTATCCGTTATTACCTTATCAAGACATTACAAATCATATTTTTAGTTCTAAAACTGTAGTGTTTTTTAAAGATTCTAGTTTAGATGTAAACCTCGGATTTACGTACAACGACAGAAAAGAATTTGAAGAAGAACACCATCACGAAGAACTTGAAGAAGATCATGAGGAAGACCACGACGATCATGAGGATGAAGATGCTCATGAAGAAGTTTTACATCCTGCATTACACATGAAACTTAAAACTTTTAATTATGACGTAAAATATCATATGCCAAAAATTGGCAAGTTTGAAACTATAGTTGGTGTTCAAGGTATGAACCAAACCAATACGAATTATGGCGAAGAAGAATTAATCCCTAATGCAACAACTAACGATTTTGGTATTTTGGCTACTTCGCATATTCATTTTGAAAAAATAGATGTACAATTAGGAGCTAGATTTGATACTAGAAATGTTAATGTTGAAAACGCTTTAAACAAAAATTTTAATAGCTTTAATGGTGCTTTAGGTTTTAAAACCAATCTTGCTAAAAACATAGTAGCTAGATTAAATGTAGCTTCCGGATTTAGAGCTCCAAACCTTGCAGAGCTTACTTCTTATGGTTCTCATGAAGGAACCAACCGTTTTGAAATTGGAAACGAAAATTTGAATAATGAACAAAACTTTCAAACCGATTTAGCTTTAGAATATAAAACAGATCATTTAGAAGTTTTTGCTAATGGTTTTTATAATGTAGTAAATGACTATATCTACTTATCTCCTAACGGAGAAAGTATTAATGAAGATCCTGTTTATTTATACCTTCAAGAGGATGCTGCACTTTATGGTGGAGAATTTGGTTTTCATATTCATCCGCATCCTTTAGATTGGTTACATATAGAAAGTAGTTTTGAAACCGTTACGGGAAAACAAAATGGTGGTGCATATTTACCATTAATTCCTGCAAACAAAATAAACAATACATTACGTGTCGAGTACAATCTAAAACACCTAGAAAAAGGGAATGCATTTATTACTTTAAGTACTGCTTTAAAACAAAACAACACTAGTGTTTTTGAAACAGAAACTGGAGGATACAGCTTATTAAGTGCTGGATTTGGTGGAGAAATTAATGTGTTTAAAAATGCTTTACAGTTTCAAATTACAGGAACTAATTTAACCAATAAAAAATATATAAACCATCTGTCTAGATTAAAACCAGATGGTATTTATGATATTGGAAGAAATCTTAGCTTTTCGGTGAGTTATACTTTGTAA